From a single Plasmodium yoelii strain 17X genome assembly, chromosome: 9 genomic region:
- a CDS encoding pre-mRNA-processing factor 6, putative, which produces MKSIKNGMYNFNTSKEDPFGKAPAGYVAGKGRGVTGFSGGVSRDDITEDRDKNDYSDFNYDEFHGYSESLFKDTEYDEEDKEADDIYESIDSRIDVRRKSRRENKLKEEILKMRAQKPTIQEQFSDLKKNLANVTLEEWESIPNVLNYSRQKQKKMPKNYLPAPDSLIMNKLNESNSHLNYSASSENNNGLKTPLGIKTPLGIKTPLGLYTPIGLGFQTPFLRNSKNSINTGIDTPLFGKNNKSGSINSGINTPFTLSGYATPFAISGYTTPLNASNISGYNTPIANGGINNGSNGNMLSLNDLGEARGTVLSVKLDELIDNVEGQTVIDPKGYLTNLNAKNLTNDSDIADINKARSLLKSVINTNRKHGPGWIAAARVEELAQRKDKAKEIIMKGCIECSKNEDVWLEAVRLEDKLSESKIILTKAIKNIPTSVKLWLEAYKKEKNVQDKRKVLRKAIECIPNSVVLWKEAISLENENNAYILLKRAVECIPQCIEMWIALARLCKYSEAQKVLNEARKQIPTSAEIWINASKLEEKQGNINMVDVIIKRCIENLSQKNVIHERDKWIKFAEECEKSDFLHTCQSIIKNTMNIGVENLNKKRIYKQDAQNCINNKSLHTARCIYNEALKIFKTKKSLWLDLANLELTHGNQTNVDDVLQRAVKNCPHSSVLWLMYAKQKWLNNEIDAARKILAESFMHNQNTEVISLAAVKLERENNEFERARILLKKSRVQCNTPKIWMQSVQLERLLGNYKDAKELIYEGLKIHKKFDKLYMIAGQIELEMANLKEKNVEDNKENHLNNAYDKAQQIYQQGLKYCPESINLWLCAIDLQITKKSYTSARALVEKAKIKIKNIHSLSVNTKVLKNKEIIESNEQYIHDEEIGNNLNHTKNDDNNNDNISNSKNELENKNINVNASVKVIENYDLLWLKLIEIELLCNNININPIISEALKECPTSGILWSKAIELENKNLQNSKSVTAFNNCGNNSYVILIVAIIFWNNYKIGKSRKWFYRAITLNPSFGDGWATFLAFEIDQENEINQKDIINKCIKAEPNRGYMWNKITKRIENWRLNYPQKMYRYIKERFPHVLNKPISDTIWKIINDENVTLPTIKTEDSSKTAENSEPIQKSDENTTLDQPNDEDATLDNSKNNKRKETNSKNTETAKKNKKTKN; this is translated from the exons ATGAAGAGCATAAAAAACGGaatgtataattttaatacatcAAAAGAGGACCCATTTGGAAAAGCACCAGCTGGATATGTGGCTGGGAAGGGAAGAGGAGTAACAGGTTTTTCCGGAGGTGTTAGTAGAGATGATATTACAGAAGATagagataaaaatgattattccGACTTTAACTATGATGAATTTCATGGTTATTCAGAATCATTATTTAAAGATACTGAATATGATGAAGAAGATAAAGAAGCTGATgatatttatgaatctatTGATTCTCGTATAGATGTGAGAAGAAAAAGTAGaagagaaaataaattaaaagaagaaattttaaaaatgagaGCACAAAAACCAACTATACAAGAACAATTTagtgatttaaaaaaaaatctagCTAATGTTACATTAGAAGAATGGGAATCAATACcaaatgttttaaattattctcgacaaaaacaaaaaaaaatgccaaaaaattatttaccaGCTCCAGATAGTCTTATTatgaataaattaaatgaatcAAATTCACATCTAAATTATTCTGCATCttcagaaaataataatggtcTTAAAACGCCTCTAGGAATCAAAACCCCTCTTGGAATCAAAACTCCTTTAGGTCTCTATACACCTATAGGTTTAGGTTTCCAAACTCCTTTTCTaagaaattcaaaaaattcaATAAATACAGGTATTGATACACCCTtatttggaaaaaataataaaagtggTTCAATTAACAGTGGAATAAATACACCATTTACTCTCTCTGGGTATGCAACACCATTTGCAATCTCTGGATATACAACACCTTTAAATGCTTCAAATATTAGTGGATATAATACACCAATAGCAAATGGAGGAATTAATAATGGAAGTAATGGAAATATGTTATCTTTAAATGATTTAGGCGAAGCTAGAGGCACTGTACTTTCTGTAAAATTAGATGAACTTATTGATAATGTAGAAGGACAAACTGTTATTGATCCTAAAGGGTATCTAACAAATTTAAATGCAAAAAATTTAACTAATGATTCTGATATAGCAGATATTAACAAAGCAAGATCATTGCTAAAATCTgttataaatacaaatagAAAACATGGTCCTGGATGGATTGCAGCTGCAAGAGTTGAAGAGCTAGCTCAAAGAAAAGATAAAGCAAaagaaataattatgaaaggTTGTATTGAATGTTCTAAAAATGAAGATGTATGGTTAGAGGCTGTGAGATTAGAAGATAAATTAAGTGAatctaaaataatattaacaaaagcaataaaaaatattcctaCATCTGTTAAATTATGGTTAGAAgcatataaaaaagaaaaaaatgttcaAGATAAAAGAAAAGTTTTACGAAAAGCAATTGAATGTATTCCTAATTCAGTAGTTTTGTGGAAAGAAGCAATTTCTcttgaaaatgaaaataatgcatatattttactAAAACGAGCTGTAGAATGTATACCTCAATGTATAGAGATGTGGATTGCATTAGCAAGATTATGTAAATATAGTGAAGCACAAAAAGTTTTAAATGAAGCTAGAAAACAGATTCCAACAAGTGCAGAAATATGGATCAATGCATCTAAATTAGAAGAGAAACAAGGTAATATTAATATGGTTGATGTTATTATAAAGAGATGTATAGAAAATTTATctcaaaaaaatgtaatacaTGAAAGAGATAAATGGATCAAATTTGCTGAAGAATGTGAAAAATCTGATTTTTTGCATACATGTCAaagtattattaaaaatactaTGAATATTGGTgttgaaaatttaaataaaaaaagaatttatAAACAAGATGCacaaaattgtataaataataaatcattaCATACAGCtagatgtatatataatgaagctttaaaaatttttaaaacaaaaaaatcttTATGGTTAGATTTAGCTAATTTAGAATTAACACATGGTAATCAAACAAATGTAGATGATGTTTTACAACGAGCTGTTAAAAATTGTCCACATTCTAGTGTTCTATGGTTAATGTATGCAAAACAAAAATggttaaataatgaaatagatGCAGCTAGAAAAATATTAGCAGAATCATTTATGCATAATCAAAATACAGAAGTAATATCATTAGCAGCTGTTAAATTAGAAagagaaaataatgaatttgaAAGAGCTAGaatacttttaaaaaaatcaagaGTACAATGTAATACTCCAAAAATATGGATGCAATCTGTACAATTAGAAAGATTATTAGGAAATTATAAAGATGCAAAAGAGCTAATTTATGAAGGTTTAAAAATTCATAAGaaatttgataaattatatatgataGCAGGACAAATCGAATTGGAAATGGctaatttaaaagaaaaaaatgttgaAGATAATAAAGAAAACCATCTTAATAATGCTTATGATAAAGCACAACAAATATATCAACAAGGTTTGAAATATTGTCCAGAATCTATTAATTTGTGGTTATGTGCTATTGATTTACAAATTACTAAAAAAAGCTATACATCTGCTAGAGCATTAGTAGAAAaagcaaaaataaaaattaaaaacataCATTCATTAAGTGTAAATACCAAagtgttaaaaaataaagaaattataGAAAGTAATGAACAATATATACATGATGAAGAAATaggaaataatttaaatcacacaaaaaatgatgataacaataatgataatatatcaaatagtaaaaatgaattagaaaataaaaatattaatgtaAATGCATCTGTaaaagttattgaaaattatGATCTACTTTGGTTAAAACTTATTGAAATAGAATTGTTATgtaataacataaatataaatccTATAATTTCAGAAGCTTTAAAAGAATGTCCAACTTCTGGAATATTGTGGTCAAAAGCTATAgaattagaaaataaaaatttacaaaatagtAAATCTGTTACAGCTTTTAATAATTGTGGAAATAATTCTTATGTTATTTTAATTGTCGCTATTATATTTTggaataattataaaataggTAAATCAAGAAAATGGTTTTACAGAGCTATTACTTTAAACCCTTCTTTTGGTGATGGGTGGGCTACATTTTTAGCCTTCGAAATTGATcaagaaaatgaaattaacCAAAAGGATATAATTAACAAATGCATAAAGGCGGAACCCAACCGAG GATATATGTGGAACAAAATTACAAAACGAATAGAAAACTGGAGACTGAATTACCCACAAAAAATGTACAGATATATTAAAGAGCGTTTTCCTCATGTTTTAAACAAACCAATTTCTGACACCATATGGAAAATTATCAATGACGAAAATGTTACTTTACCTACTATAAAAACGGAAGATAGTTCCAAAACTGCTGAAAATTCAGAACCGATTCAAAAGTCAGACGAAAATACAACATTAGATCAACCAAATGATGAGGATGCTACATTAGATAATTcaaagaataataaaagaaaagaaacAAATTCGAAAAATACCGAAACagcgaaaaaaaataaaaaaacaaaaaattaa
- a CDS encoding ribosomal protein L36e produces MGRKSTIKPSTGIAVGFNSGHIVTKRSVKKSIKKKSVPKNKDLINDVVREIAGFSPYEKRLIELIKVGTSAATKRSLKYAKKKLGTHKRGKAKREEIQKIVMMQRRKAATDKH; encoded by the exons atgggAAGAAAATCAACAATAAAACCTTCAACTGGAATAGCAG tTGGTTTTAATAGCGGACATATAGTTACTAAAAGGAGTGTTAagaaaagtataaaaaaaaaatcagtACCAAAAAACAAagatttaataaatgatGTTGTTAGAGAAATAGCCGGATTTAGTCCTTATGAAAAAAGATTAattgaattaataaaagtaGGAACATCAGCAGCAACTAAAAGAAGTTTGAAATATGCTAAGAAAAAATTAGGCACACATAAAAGAGGAAAAGCAAAAAGAGaagaaattcaaaaaattgtTATGATGCAAAGAAGAAAAGCCGCAACCGATAAACACTAA
- a CDS encoding essential nuclear protein 1, putative yields MAKIKVRKKQKHAGTFEENLKNVVVSKNGILKKQKIKNKKLTKKITEKHKKKNTLNKIIKLANITNENDYSDYDDDDLIDFINSQEDKFLEFNDDIEDEVIDDTNLYDDNEINLNQNYMNNNYEEPNDIIEDLNIKINKNGYKGEGNILDNSNNKLTDFDKSPEQKTKIDTMVEKCYKVVGEHLAIYKKGKLHQALTILVKSPKWYELLLLTTPKKWTTQATFEVTKLFSSGLKEKDVCIYYKNILLPIILENIELNKKLDGFLYKALIKSLYKSKAWFKGLLYPVLLKDSTKKQIVIFGSVIQKMSISINIVTCCLNDIFKFQWNSHISYILTIFFNKKYAFSKEFIEKSINYFLTFENYPNPLTISWHKSLLTLIQNYRAKLKILLKKKNHHQITSEILKHIYSPAYFINQISNLSMDAGINNV; encoded by the exons atggcGAAGATTAAAgtaagaaaaaaacaaaagcaTGCTGGGACATTTGAAgagaatttaaaaaatgttgtaGTCTCAAAAAAtggaatattaaaaaaacaaaaaataaaaaacaaaaaattaacaaaaaaaataacagaaaaacataaaaaaaaaaacacattaaataaaattattaaattagcaaatataacaaatgaaaatgattattcagattatgatgatgatgatctAATTGATTTTATCAATTCTCAAGAAGATAAATTTTTAGAGTTTAATGATGATATAGAAGATGAAGTTATAGAtgatacaaatttatatgatgataatgaaataaatttaaatcaaaattatatgaataataattatgaagaACCAAATGACATAATAGAAGATCTAAACATcaaaatcaataaaaatggtTATAAGGGGGAAGGAAATATTCTAGacaattcaaataataaactGACTGACTTTGATAAGTCTCCTGAACag aaAACGAAGATAGATACAATGGTtgaaaaatgttataaagtTGTAGGGGAACATTTAgcaatttataaaaaaggaaaattacATCAAGCCCTTACAATATTAGTAAAATCACCCAAATGGTATGAATTACTTTTATTAACAACTCCAAAAAAATGGACAACACAAGCAACTTTTGAAgtaacaaaattattttcatctggtctaaaagaaaaagatgtatgtatatattataaaaatattttattaccaataatattagaaaatattgaattaaacaaaaagcTTGATggttttttatataaagcATTAATCAAATCTTTATATAAATCAAAAGCATGGTTTAAAGGTCTTTTATATCCAGTTTTGTTAAAA GATTCTACTAAAAAACAAATTGTGATATTTGGAAGTgttattcaaaaaatgagTATATCAATAAATATTGTAACTTGTTGTcttaatgatatttttaagtTTCAATGGAATTCtcatatttcatatattttaactattttttttaataaaaaatatgcttTTTCTAAAGAA tttaTTGAAAAATcaattaattattttctaacaTTTGAAAATTATCCTAACCCATTAACAATAAGTTGGCACAAATCATTATTAACCCTAATTCAGAATTATAGAG caaaattaaaaatattattaaaaaaaaaaaaccacCATCAAATAACTAGTGaaatattaaagcatatataTTCACCCGCATACTTTATTAATC AAATTAGCAATTTAAGTATGGATGCTGGAATAAATAATGTGTAg